A single region of the Bdellovibrionales bacterium CG10_big_fil_rev_8_21_14_0_10_45_34 genome encodes:
- the trxB gene encoding thioredoxin-disulfide reductase has protein sequence MSQERKVIIIGSGPAGFTAAIYAARARLEPLMFEGDEPGGQLMITTDVENYPGFAEGVTGPALMEVMRKQAARFGTEIITKKVTKVDFSSRPFKVWEGSKEYQAQTVIIATGATAKLLGLESEKRLMGKGVSACATCDGAFFRDVEVGVVGGGDTAMEEALFLTRYASKVYVIHRREELRASKIMAERAMHHPKIEFVWNAAVEEIHGEKEIESVTLKDTVKGTTSKLKLQGLFIAIGHRPNVDVFGKDIEKHETGYIKTVPGSTRTSVEGVFAAGDVQDPTYRQAVTAAGTGCMAAIEAERWLEAQGQ, from the coding sequence ATGAGCCAAGAGCGTAAAGTTATTATTATCGGATCGGGCCCCGCGGGGTTTACTGCGGCCATCTACGCTGCGCGAGCAAGACTTGAACCACTCATGTTTGAGGGCGACGAACCTGGTGGGCAGTTGATGATTACTACTGATGTCGAAAACTATCCGGGGTTTGCCGAGGGCGTTACGGGACCGGCCTTGATGGAAGTCATGAGAAAACAGGCCGCCCGATTTGGAACAGAAATTATCACGAAAAAAGTTACTAAAGTCGATTTTTCAAGTCGGCCGTTCAAAGTTTGGGAAGGTAGCAAAGAATACCAAGCCCAAACCGTTATCATTGCAACCGGAGCAACGGCAAAACTCTTAGGACTCGAATCAGAGAAGAGACTTATGGGTAAAGGTGTGTCGGCATGCGCCACATGCGATGGTGCATTTTTTAGAGATGTCGAAGTCGGAGTTGTCGGAGGTGGTGATACTGCGATGGAGGAGGCTTTGTTCTTAACAAGATATGCCTCGAAAGTTTACGTCATTCACCGAAGAGAAGAATTAAGAGCATCGAAGATTATGGCAGAGAGAGCTATGCATCACCCGAAGATCGAATTTGTATGGAACGCTGCTGTTGAAGAGATCCATGGCGAAAAAGAAATAGAAAGTGTAACTTTGAAAGACACGGTAAAAGGAACAACCTCGAAGCTTAAACTTCAAGGCCTTTTTATAGCGATCGGCCATAGACCTAACGTTGATGTCTTTGGCAAAGACATTGAAAAGCATGAGACGGGCTATATTAAAACAGTTCCCGGCTCCACGCGAACTAGCGTTGAGGGGGTTTTTGCCGCAGGAGACGTACAAGATCCAACCTACCGTCAAGCTGTGACGGCGGCGGGGACGGGTTGCATGGCTGCGATTGAGGCAGAGCGCTGGTTAGAGGCGCAGGGGCAATAG
- the ggt gene encoding gamma-glutamyltransferase, whose protein sequence is MKPYLLEKAEILAFNFCFFLTFNFCLFAFSQSALALPVSSQKIMISSGSKFANDLGLKVYDRGGNIADIAIAVELGLAISTPYNASIGGGGFAVFKIGEAIGSIDFREVAPSKTHPSFFVESKKSSKTGGAAIAVPGIVDGLWKLHRRFGKLGWREIWSLAADEAERGFAVTTEWYEATQGAFNELDSATKKFVLGLNEISSKDPSLLSKPGTVIKQRDFSKTLRLISKKGRDGFYSGSIADDLVTSVEKAGGVITREDLKNYESRWLKPIMFSYHGHDIYSMPLPSSGGIVMAIAFGVLQKVLASEAPMALSAREFHLIAETLKQGFQFRPSLGDKEELNNISDLLKEKSLNKMAQRIRKNSASKVEPNFNWTPTPESKETTHFSIIDSQGNTIAMTVTLNGRFGSGVTTAKSGIVLNNEMDDFTTIPNEPNMFGLIQGQRNEVSPGRRPLSSMTPTIVLKDNRPVLAVGASGGPRIISATFQTIYRYLFRKTNVDTAIQSIRVHHQILPNMLYIDADRTPHELLEALKSKGHNVEPSWTANVKAVGYDSETKVLTGAFDSRGEGAASGR, encoded by the coding sequence ATGAAACCGTACCTGTTAGAGAAAGCTGAAATCTTAGCTTTCAACTTTTGTTTTTTCTTAACTTTCAATTTTTGCTTATTCGCATTTAGTCAATCGGCTTTGGCCCTGCCTGTTAGCTCTCAAAAAATTATGATCTCTTCTGGAAGCAAGTTTGCAAATGACTTAGGCCTCAAAGTGTACGATCGCGGTGGCAATATTGCAGATATTGCTATCGCTGTCGAACTCGGGCTCGCTATTTCAACACCCTACAATGCTTCCATCGGCGGAGGCGGTTTTGCCGTCTTCAAAATAGGTGAAGCGATAGGCAGCATCGATTTTAGAGAAGTGGCTCCCTCTAAAACGCATCCAAGCTTTTTTGTGGAAAGCAAAAAATCATCTAAAACAGGTGGAGCCGCCATCGCAGTACCCGGAATTGTTGATGGGCTTTGGAAGCTTCATAGACGATTTGGAAAATTGGGGTGGAGAGAAATCTGGAGCCTTGCCGCCGATGAGGCAGAGAGAGGATTTGCAGTTACTACGGAATGGTATGAAGCCACCCAGGGTGCGTTCAATGAACTCGATTCCGCCACTAAAAAGTTCGTGCTTGGCCTCAATGAAATTAGCTCGAAAGATCCGTCTCTTCTTAGCAAACCAGGAACTGTTATAAAACAAAGAGACTTCTCAAAGACACTTCGATTGATTTCAAAAAAGGGAAGAGACGGGTTTTATTCAGGATCCATAGCGGATGATCTCGTTACATCAGTCGAAAAAGCTGGCGGGGTCATTACCAGAGAGGATCTGAAAAACTACGAATCTAGGTGGCTAAAACCTATTATGTTCAGTTACCACGGCCATGATATTTATTCTATGCCGCTACCAAGTAGCGGAGGAATTGTTATGGCGATCGCGTTTGGAGTTTTACAAAAGGTTTTGGCAAGCGAAGCACCAATGGCACTCTCAGCGCGAGAATTTCATTTAATTGCTGAAACTCTCAAGCAAGGATTTCAATTTCGTCCAAGCTTAGGTGACAAGGAAGAGCTCAACAATATCTCGGATCTGTTAAAGGAAAAATCTCTCAACAAGATGGCTCAAAGGATTCGCAAAAACAGCGCCTCCAAAGTAGAGCCCAATTTCAATTGGACCCCTACCCCCGAAAGTAAAGAAACTACGCATTTTAGTATAATCGACTCTCAAGGTAATACGATCGCGATGACCGTAACTTTAAATGGACGATTCGGATCAGGAGTTACGACCGCCAAATCCGGAATTGTTTTAAACAACGAAATGGATGACTTCACGACCATTCCCAATGAGCCAAATATGTTTGGCCTTATTCAAGGTCAGCGTAACGAGGTGTCGCCCGGAAGACGTCCACTCTCATCAATGACACCCACAATTGTTTTAAAAGATAATCGACCTGTTCTCGCTGTAGGAGCTTCTGGTGGCCCCAGAATTATTTCTGCAACCTTTCAAACCATCTACCGTTATCTTTTCAGAAAAACCAATGTCGATACGGCGATTCAATCCATCAGAGTACATCATCAAATTCTTCCGAATATGCTTTACATTGATGCCGATAGAACTCCTCACGAGCTCCTGGAAGCCTTGAAAAGTAAAGGTCATAACGTCGAGCCAAGCTGGACCGCTAATGTGAAGGCCGTAGGATATGACTCAGAAACAAAGGTTCTTACTGGTGCTTTTGATTCTCGCGGAGAAGGCGCAGCTTCCGGACGCTAA
- a CDS encoding response regulator, protein MEADLSKGHKRGVIVNRVDLKKLAERIDEVTREKLSREQVVSLDQYRQLKTREEPHTVLVVDDDATVRKAIRRTLETEGFRVLTAADATQLGRVIDEGPIELFVLDVGLPWINGFELAGLIREQEALKEVPFIFVSGFKNERDIKQGFAVGASDYLTKPFDPDELKRSVRTLLKLTSE, encoded by the coding sequence ATTGAGGCAGATCTCTCAAAAGGGCACAAAAGGGGAGTCATAGTGAACCGAGTTGATTTAAAAAAACTTGCGGAAAGAATTGATGAAGTGACTCGCGAAAAACTTTCTCGTGAGCAAGTGGTTTCATTAGATCAATACAGGCAATTAAAAACTCGTGAGGAGCCACATACCGTATTAGTCGTCGATGACGACGCAACTGTAAGAAAAGCGATTCGTAGAACTCTTGAAACCGAAGGATTTCGCGTATTGACCGCAGCAGATGCAACTCAGCTGGGGCGCGTGATCGATGAAGGGCCAATTGAGCTGTTTGTTTTAGATGTCGGGCTGCCTTGGATTAACGGATTTGAGTTAGCAGGACTGATTAGAGAACAAGAAGCGCTAAAGGAAGTTCCTTTCATTTTTGTTTCAGGTTTCAAAAACGAAAGAGACATAAAACAAGGATTCGCTGTGGGTGCAAGTGACTATCTAACAAAGCCATTTGATCCGGACGAGCTAAAAAGAAGTGTAAGAACTCTTCTGAAGCTCACTTCTGAGTAA
- a CDS encoding peptide ABC transporter substrate-binding protein, whose translation MSNPNSQASSPSDEPLIRIQNLSKEFSIKGGIFSREIGAVKAVHNVSLDIKKGETLGLVGESGCGKSTLGRCLIRLLEPTSGKIFYRGNDITDITGEELRAYRRKMQIIFQDPYASLNPRMTVGSIISEPLVIHKLFHNKKERADRVAQLLELVGLRKEAINRYPHEFSGGQRQRIGVARALAVDPEFIVCDEPVSALDVSIQAQVINLLMDLQQRLGLTYLFIAHDLKVVEHISTRVAVMYLGRIVEVADSDELYLKTMHPYTKALMSSIPVPNPDRKGHRIILQGDVPSPMNPPSGCYFHPRCPSRGEGCDTIFPPLEAKRPDHLAACIKVPSHLSSSDQPNGSQLL comes from the coding sequence ATGAGCAATCCAAATTCTCAAGCGTCGAGCCCATCTGATGAGCCTCTTATTCGAATACAAAATCTTTCAAAAGAGTTTTCTATAAAAGGCGGAATTTTCTCTCGAGAGATTGGCGCTGTAAAAGCCGTTCACAATGTATCGCTGGACATTAAAAAAGGGGAAACTCTAGGACTCGTGGGTGAATCAGGCTGTGGCAAATCGACTCTTGGTAGATGTCTTATACGCCTTCTTGAACCAACTTCGGGTAAAATCTTTTATCGCGGCAATGACATTACAGACATCACCGGCGAGGAGCTTCGTGCCTATCGCAGAAAAATGCAGATTATTTTTCAAGATCCTTACGCAAGTTTAAACCCGAGGATGACTGTCGGCTCCATTATTTCAGAGCCGCTTGTTATTCATAAGCTTTTTCACAATAAGAAAGAGAGAGCCGATCGAGTGGCTCAGCTCCTTGAACTTGTAGGTCTAAGAAAAGAAGCAATAAACAGATATCCTCATGAGTTTTCAGGTGGTCAGCGCCAGCGCATTGGAGTCGCTCGCGCGCTAGCGGTTGATCCCGAGTTTATTGTTTGCGATGAACCCGTATCGGCACTTGATGTGTCTATTCAAGCACAAGTTATTAACTTGTTAATGGACCTTCAACAGAGGCTTGGTTTGACCTACCTTTTTATTGCTCATGACTTGAAAGTTGTTGAACACATTTCGACAAGAGTCGCAGTTATGTACTTAGGGCGAATTGTCGAAGTGGCAGACAGCGATGAGCTTTACCTAAAAACCATGCACCCTTACACCAAAGCTCTCATGTCTTCGATTCCGGTTCCGAACCCAGATCGAAAAGGGCATAGGATCATTTTGCAGGGAGATGTTCCCAGCCCAATGAATCCTCCCTCTGGTTGTTACTTTCATCCTAGGTGTCCATCGCGAGGTGAAGGCTGCGACACGATATTCCCGCCATTAGAGGCTAAACGGCCAGACCATCTTGCCGCCTGTATCAAGGTACCAAGTCATTTGTCGTCATCGGACCAACCCAACGGAAGCCAGCTATTGTAG
- a CDS encoding flagellar assembly protein FliW, whose translation MEVRSSRFGRIQIREDEKVSFPEGILGFESLRSFAILDDPEDDVFLWLQSVDDENVALPLIEPELLGLNSQLRLTKTDLATLGLTEQSQARYYLIITIPSDIKKMTANVKAPIVVNVETKVARQCVMQENDLSIKESIFDILQKKLAASPNWAKPILDGITVRLSSVSVKPPESNP comes from the coding sequence ATGGAAGTTCGATCAAGCCGATTTGGCCGAATCCAAATCCGAGAGGATGAAAAAGTTTCCTTCCCCGAAGGAATTCTTGGATTCGAAAGTTTGCGGTCATTTGCCATTCTTGATGATCCTGAGGATGACGTTTTTCTCTGGCTTCAAAGTGTTGATGATGAAAACGTAGCTCTTCCTCTTATTGAACCTGAATTGCTCGGGCTAAATTCTCAACTTCGTCTTACAAAAACTGATTTAGCAACGCTCGGTCTCACTGAACAAAGTCAGGCCAGATACTACTTAATCATCACAATTCCGAGTGACATTAAAAAAATGACAGCAAACGTAAAGGCGCCCATCGTCGTCAACGTTGAAACAAAAGTTGCGCGCCAATGTGTGATGCAAGAAAATGATCTTTCAATCAAAGAATCTATTTTCGATATTCTTCAAAAGAAATTAGCGGCCTCGCCGAACTGGGCAAAACCCATTTTAGACGGCATCACTGTTCGTCTTTCTTCAGTTTCTGTAAAGCCGCCCGAATCAAATCCTTAG
- a CDS encoding peptide ABC transporter ATP-binding protein, protein MSAILEVKNLKTQFHTDDGKFLAVDDITFSLEKGKTLGIVGESGCGKSVTSLSIMRLIPDPPGKIVGGEIRFEGRDLLKLSEREMRSVRGNDISMIFQEPMTSLNPVFTIGEQISEAIELHQKELSRDQVRKRTVEMLDLVGIPAPEKRVKEFPHQLSGGMRQRVMIAMALSCNPKLLIADEPTTALDVTIQSQILDLIRKLQQDLGTSMILITHDLGVVAETCDDVAVMYAGKIVEYGSVRDIFFRPQHQYTAGLLRSIPHFESGHRRERLETIPGIVPSLLNLPKGCRYQDRCPAAQNDCRTVEPTLKDTHGHLAACYHPVGPGRPNTEKTLTP, encoded by the coding sequence TTGTCGGCAATTCTAGAGGTAAAAAACTTAAAGACTCAGTTTCACACAGATGATGGCAAGTTTCTGGCCGTCGACGACATTACCTTCTCATTAGAAAAGGGTAAGACCCTGGGGATAGTTGGTGAATCAGGTTGTGGTAAGTCGGTCACATCGCTTTCGATAATGCGCCTTATTCCTGATCCTCCTGGCAAAATCGTTGGCGGCGAAATCCGATTTGAAGGCAGGGATCTACTTAAGCTCTCAGAAAGAGAAATGCGATCCGTTAGAGGGAACGACATTTCGATGATTTTTCAAGAACCAATGACATCTTTAAACCCCGTGTTCACTATTGGCGAGCAAATCTCTGAGGCTATTGAACTCCATCAAAAGGAGCTTTCGCGCGATCAGGTAAGAAAGCGCACCGTAGAGATGCTCGACCTTGTGGGAATTCCCGCACCCGAAAAACGGGTGAAAGAGTTTCCTCATCAGCTTTCTGGCGGGATGAGACAAAGAGTTATGATTGCCATGGCCCTGAGCTGCAATCCGAAGCTATTGATTGCTGACGAACCAACAACCGCCCTTGATGTGACGATTCAGTCACAAATTTTGGATTTGATTCGAAAACTTCAACAAGACTTGGGTACATCGATGATCCTTATCACTCACGATCTGGGTGTAGTTGCTGAAACCTGCGACGATGTTGCGGTTATGTACGCCGGCAAGATTGTGGAGTATGGCTCGGTAAGAGATATTTTCTTTAGGCCTCAGCATCAGTACACTGCGGGGCTGCTTCGGTCTATACCGCACTTTGAATCTGGTCACCGACGCGAGCGTCTCGAAACCATACCGGGGATTGTACCCAGTTTGCTCAATTTACCTAAAGGCTGCCGATATCAAGATAGGTGCCCTGCCGCACAAAATGACTGCCGCACTGTTGAGCCCACACTAAAAGACACTCACGGGCATTTGGCAGCTTGTTATCATCCGGTAGGACCTGGCAGGCCAAACACTGAAAAAACCCTCACCCCTTAG
- a CDS encoding tRNA (guanosine(46)-N7)-methyltransferase TrmB — protein sequence MKSELNRVQDLRSINPYVGLMHHDYAEWAYDADEAPAIKGKWRELAFKISKSSPLDLEIGCGNGLFFAHRAISRPERLLVGIELKYKPLVQAIRRARVEGALNARIVRYEAGRISDLFGEQEINDVFIFFPDPWPRQRSHKHRLIQRDFLDELFDIVKPGSSVEFKTDNLDYFDWTKIRFEQSKFEVVDLTYDLHSSIYNQNNFETHFEKLWTSKGLKTNYLKAKK from the coding sequence TTGAAATCGGAATTGAACCGTGTGCAAGATCTAAGAAGTATCAACCCATATGTGGGGCTGATGCACCATGATTACGCCGAGTGGGCTTACGATGCGGACGAGGCCCCCGCGATTAAGGGTAAATGGCGAGAGCTTGCTTTCAAAATCTCGAAATCTTCTCCGCTGGATCTTGAGATAGGCTGCGGCAACGGTTTGTTTTTTGCCCATAGAGCGATATCGCGGCCTGAGAGACTACTTGTAGGCATTGAACTTAAGTACAAGCCACTGGTTCAGGCGATTCGAAGGGCTCGAGTGGAAGGCGCCTTGAATGCCAGAATCGTTCGTTATGAAGCGGGCCGCATATCGGATCTATTTGGCGAACAAGAAATTAACGATGTCTTTATTTTCTTTCCGGATCCATGGCCAAGACAGAGGTCTCACAAACATCGTTTGATTCAGCGAGACTTTCTCGATGAGCTTTTTGATATTGTGAAACCGGGCTCTTCTGTAGAGTTTAAAACCGACAACCTAGATTACTTTGATTGGACAAAAATTCGCTTTGAGCAGTCTAAGTTTGAGGTAGTTGATTTAACATATGATCTGCATAGCTCAATCTACAATCAGAATAACTTCGAGACTCACTTTGAAAAGCTATGGACCAGTAAAGGCCTTAAGACCAACTATCTAAAAGCTAAAAAGTAG
- the flgL gene encoding flagellar hook-associated protein 3, with protein MRIADNMNYTQMNQNIMKNRSESSKLQDQAATLKRVTKPSDDPVATTRALTAKTDMAGMDQYEKNINLARAFLEYSEQSLGDLNEALVRVKELAIGQANEAGANAITRKTVAAEIDQILNQVVQIGNRRIGERYLFGGFKTTAAPFSSRGEYHGDDGEIMIEIDKSSYIAMNMPGHKVFLGQDAASRSAFAEGKNVDRTPEGIKQTQLREAQEAEIAELKKTQGLKGPEVRGPASVLSAAHPEVPVGDDGVGLQPEGSDIFNVVRSLSIGLKSNDTTTIQESLERVDDAINQVVMSRAQVGSRVMALDSAFQTNQRLSGDAKALVSSQEDADVYQVFSDMSKNQTQLEATLNSSSKMSKLSLLDFLR; from the coding sequence GTGCGTATTGCAGATAACATGAACTACACCCAAATGAATCAGAACATAATGAAAAATCGTTCTGAATCCTCCAAGCTGCAAGATCAAGCTGCTACACTTAAGCGAGTAACTAAGCCCTCAGACGATCCTGTGGCGACGACGCGGGCTCTCACCGCAAAGACTGATATGGCAGGTATGGATCAATATGAAAAAAACATCAATCTTGCCAGAGCCTTCTTAGAATACTCCGAACAATCATTAGGTGATCTTAACGAAGCTCTCGTCAGAGTTAAAGAGTTAGCAATTGGTCAGGCGAATGAAGCTGGTGCAAATGCAATCACTCGAAAAACAGTTGCTGCCGAAATAGACCAAATCCTCAATCAAGTTGTACAAATCGGAAATCGAAGAATAGGTGAGCGCTACTTATTTGGAGGTTTCAAAACAACGGCGGCTCCGTTCAGTTCACGGGGCGAGTATCATGGCGATGATGGCGAGATAATGATTGAGATTGATAAAAGCAGCTATATAGCGATGAATATGCCAGGCCATAAAGTATTTTTAGGTCAGGACGCCGCTTCACGATCGGCCTTCGCTGAAGGCAAAAATGTAGATCGAACACCAGAGGGTATTAAACAGACTCAACTTCGCGAGGCGCAAGAAGCAGAAATTGCTGAATTGAAAAAAACACAGGGTTTGAAAGGTCCTGAGGTGAGAGGTCCTGCGTCTGTTTTGTCTGCTGCACATCCTGAAGTTCCAGTGGGAGACGATGGCGTAGGCTTGCAACCAGAGGGCAGTGATATATTCAATGTTGTTCGCTCTCTTTCAATTGGTCTAAAGTCCAACGACACAACAACTATTCAAGAGTCCTTAGAGCGTGTAGACGATGCAATCAACCAAGTTGTCATGTCTAGAGCGCAGGTAGGTTCTCGCGTAATGGCGCTTGATAGTGCGTTTCAAACAAATCAACGACTTTCTGGCGATGCTAAAGCGCTTGTGTCATCGCAAGAAGATGCAGACGTGTATCAAGTTTTTTCAGACATGAGTAAAAACCAAACTCAATTAGAGGCTACTTTGAATAGTTCTAGTAAAATGTCCAAACTAAGTCTTCTTGACTTCCTAAGATAG
- the rfaE2 gene encoding D-glycero-beta-D-manno-heptose 1-phosphate adenylyltransferase translates to MDEMGKVVESTNLVATLEQLRERVQTQENISSCEPPTVENKNVVYREPDRLAKVVFTNGCFDLLHVGHVRYLKQARSLGDILVVGVNTDSSVKRLKGPSRPIQNENDRAEILSSLECVDLVCLFTEETPIELIKKVRPDILVKGGDWAPEKIVGYDFVHSYGGIVKSLSFIDGRSTTRIIEKSKLP, encoded by the coding sequence ATGGACGAAATGGGCAAAGTCGTTGAGTCTACCAATCTGGTGGCTACTCTAGAACAATTGCGAGAAAGAGTTCAAACTCAAGAAAACATCTCTTCGTGTGAGCCCCCCACAGTTGAAAATAAGAACGTAGTATATCGAGAGCCAGATCGTTTGGCAAAAGTTGTATTCACGAATGGCTGCTTTGATCTCTTACATGTGGGGCACGTGCGATATCTCAAGCAAGCGCGAAGTCTAGGTGACATTTTAGTCGTAGGAGTAAATACGGATTCGAGTGTCAAACGTTTGAAGGGTCCGAGTCGACCCATACAGAATGAAAATGATCGTGCAGAAATCCTCAGCTCGCTGGAATGTGTCGATTTGGTTTGTCTCTTTACAGAAGAGACACCGATTGAGCTGATTAAAAAAGTTCGTCCCGATATTTTAGTGAAGGGCGGAGACTGGGCGCCCGAGAAAATTGTCGGGTATGATTTCGTTCACTCTTATGGCGGTATCGTTAAATCGCTGTCTTTCATCGACGGACGCTCAACCACAAGAATCATAGAGAAGTCGAAGTTGCCTTAG
- the csrA gene encoding carbon storage regulator, with translation MLVLTRKLGESITIDDNIKITVVSIKGKQVRLGIQAPSETKIHREEVYAAILEQNRQSVSAAASADTRQVAKILKKS, from the coding sequence ATGCTGGTTCTGACAAGAAAATTGGGTGAAAGCATCACCATAGACGACAATATCAAAATTACGGTTGTCTCCATTAAAGGTAAGCAAGTTCGTCTGGGCATACAGGCCCCATCCGAAACCAAAATTCATCGCGAAGAAGTGTACGCCGCAATTTTAGAGCAAAATCGTCAATCCGTGTCGGCTGCGGCGTCCGCGGATACACGGCAAGTAGCCAAAATCCTCAAAAAATCCTGA
- a CDS encoding 50S ribosomal protein L11 methyltransferase: MRNLRMSIDSHSKSVNVCAMDSNSSNKNFLRNTIEPTQIAPKTYVVSVAGFHDDEEELITTIAFEHQCAGMSEDLPFIQESLEWEAKLQSNQPRKIQLFYEHEPSAELLNELRSRNHWCVEINEVVPKDWLSEWKKGYNSFELVGGIWIVPSWLTAPKEVQKVIKIDPGMAFGTGTHETTQIVASLIFDLLTKKLNPREIPSVSADIGSGTGVLAMLMKHLGVSKVLALDIDPECVRVCRENAEINNMQIDSQLGSIEQLNESLPLVVANIVDGILIKMAPEFNKKVLPGGFLILSGILCENREDVKRVFENSGFQLKNQLIKTEWVGMTFEKILA, from the coding sequence ATGAGAAACCTACGAATGTCGATTGATTCGCATTCAAAATCAGTTAATGTTTGCGCCATGGATTCAAACTCAAGCAATAAAAATTTCTTACGGAATACAATAGAGCCAACGCAAATCGCTCCGAAGACGTACGTTGTGTCGGTCGCTGGATTTCACGATGACGAAGAAGAGCTCATCACAACGATTGCTTTCGAACACCAGTGTGCGGGCATGAGCGAAGACTTGCCCTTCATCCAAGAGTCTCTCGAATGGGAAGCTAAACTTCAGTCAAATCAACCTCGAAAAATTCAGCTATTTTACGAACATGAACCAAGCGCGGAACTTTTGAATGAGCTGAGAAGTCGAAATCATTGGTGTGTAGAAATTAATGAGGTCGTTCCTAAGGATTGGCTTTCGGAATGGAAGAAGGGCTACAATTCGTTCGAGTTAGTTGGTGGAATTTGGATTGTCCCGAGCTGGCTTACGGCTCCAAAAGAGGTGCAAAAAGTCATCAAGATAGATCCAGGAATGGCCTTTGGAACAGGCACACACGAAACAACACAAATAGTAGCTTCATTGATTTTTGATCTACTTACAAAAAAACTCAATCCACGGGAGATTCCGTCAGTATCCGCCGATATTGGATCAGGCACGGGCGTGCTGGCCATGTTGATGAAACATCTTGGAGTATCGAAAGTCTTGGCTTTGGATATCGATCCCGAGTGCGTTAGAGTTTGCCGAGAAAACGCTGAAATTAATAATATGCAAATTGATTCTCAGCTGGGATCTATCGAACAGTTAAATGAAAGTCTGCCTCTTGTTGTGGCAAATATTGTCGATGGCATATTGATAAAGATGGCTCCTGAGTTTAACAAGAAAGTTTTGCCAGGTGGATTCTTGATTTTAAGTGGGATTCTTTGCGAAAATCGAGAGGACGTAAAAAGAGTTTTCGAAAATTCTGGGTTTCAACTAAAGAATCAGTTGATCAAAACGGAATGGGTGGGGATGACGTTTGAGAAGATATTGGCTTGA